A stretch of DNA from Methanoplanus endosymbiosus:
GACGGAATGAATCTTATCTATCCAAAAGTAGAGGAAGCGGATATATTAATCACCGGTTCTCCGGTGTACAACTACAACATAACAGGCCTCATGAAGACATTTATTGACAGATTATACCCTTACTATACATTTCATGGCAAAAGGCCTGGCAGATACAGCTCACGGCTTCAGGATAAAAAGAGGGAAGCACTCGTCTTTTCAGTCTGTGAACAGATTGATCCAAAAGAGAATGATTTTGCAATAGAGGCCATGTCAAGGCCTTTTGAGGCCCTTGGATATAATATCATTGATAAAATGGCAATACGCGGCTATTTTGAAAAAGGATCAGTGCTCCGTGATGATGATCTCATCCGGAAGGTGCACTCTGCCGGAATTAAGCTATCAGAGATGAAATGAATTCTCCGGATAAATACTTCTGATCGTTTAGAATACCCGGATCATCATATAAATTAATATAAACTGAATTAAAACTGAACTAATACAAAAAAACACGAGGATTAAAAATGTTAGGACTAATTATCGGCGGAGTCATCATACTGGTTGTAATAGTGCTCATACTGTGGTCAGTAAGCATCTACAACAGAT
This window harbors:
- a CDS encoding flavodoxin family protein, with product MKVLGISGSPRKGGNTDIILNEILLGAEESGMETEAVSLRDYTINSCIGCEKCRKALTCSQFNDGMNLIYPKVEEADILITGSPVYNYNITGLMKTFIDRLYPYYTFHGKRPGRYSSRLQDKKREALVFSVCEQIDPKENDFAIEAMSRPFEALGYNIIDKMAIRGYFEKGSVLRDDDLIRKVHSAGIKLSEMK